From Daucus carota subsp. sativus chromosome 6, DH1 v3.0, whole genome shotgun sequence, the proteins below share one genomic window:
- the LOC108228002 gene encoding amidophosphoribosyltransferase, chloroplastic — protein MAATTFSHYSPPHIDTTNKPLSFVHSKLLFAKTLTPRNSVSLKTQSLRPNPPIFEAHSTDPDDDYDYDGDKPREECGVVGIFADPEASRLCYLALHALQHRGQEGAGIVTVHDRVLHSVTGVGLVSEVFNQSKLDQLPGDSAIGHVRYSTAGSSMLKNVQPFVTRYRYGSVGVAHNGNLVNYQKLRHELEDNGSIFTTSSDTEVVLHLIAISKARPFFLRIVEACGKLEGAYSMVFLTEEKLVAVRDPYGFRPLVMGRKSNGAVVFASETCALDLIEATYEREVNPGEVIVVDKTGVQSSLCLLTHVVRKACIFEHIYFAMPNSIVFGRSVYASRHKYGEILATEAPVECDVVIAVPDSGVVAALGYAAKSGVPFQQGLIRSHYVGRTFIEPSQKIRDFGVKLKLSPVRAVLEGKRVVVVDDSIVRGTTSSKIVRLLKEAGAKEVHMRIASPPIIGSCYYGVDTPSAEELISNRLSVEGIRDYIGSDSLAFLPIESMKEFLGSDSSNFCYACFSGKYPVLPTGKVKHIGDAVDDGLSGSMEYIDGGWIQETKNDKEKNMIPVAEKDEIVA, from the coding sequence ATGGCCGCCACAACCTTCAGCCATTACTCCCCACCACATATCGACACCACCAACAAGCCCTTGTCTTTTGTCCACTCAAAACTCCTATTCGCCAAAACCCTAACCCCCAGGAACTCAGTTTCTCTAAAAACCCAATCTTTGAGGCCAAACCCCCCAATATTTGAGGCCCATTCCACAGACCCAgatgatgattatgattatgatgGTGATAAGCCTCGTGAAGAGTGCGGTGTAGTTGGAATCTTTGCTGACCCAGAAGCTTCAAGACTCTGTTACTTAGCTCTACATGCTCTTCAACACAGGGGTCAAGAAGGTGCTGGAATTGTGACTGTTCATGACAGAGTCCTTCATTCTGTTACTGGAGTTGGGCTTGTTTCTGAAGTGTTTAATCAGTCTAAGCTTGATCAACTTCCCGGTGATTCCGCAATTGGCCATGTCAGGTACTCTACTGCTGGCTCTTCCATGTTGAAAAATGTTCAACCTTTTGTGACTAGATATAGGTATGGCTCTGTTGGGGTGGCTCATAATGGTAATTTGGTTAATTATCAGAAACTTAGGCATGAATTGGAAGATAATGGCTCCATTTTTACCACTAGTTCTGATACTGAAGTTGTTTTGCATTTGATTGCGATAAGTAAAGCCAGACCCTTCTTTTTGAGGATTGTTGAGGCTTGTGGGAAGCTTGAGGGTGCTTATAGTATGGTGTTTTTGACGGAGGAGAAGTTGGTTGCTGTTAGGGATCCTTATGGCTTTAGGCCTTTGGTTATGGGAAGGAAGAGTAATGGTGCTGTTGTCTTTGCTTCTGAGACTTGTGCTTTGGATTTGATTGAGGCTACTTATGAGAGGGAGGTTAATCCCGGGGAGGTTATTGTCGTCGATAAAACGGGTGTTCAGTCCTCACTGTGTTTGCTCACTCATGTTGTCAGGAAAGCTTGTATTTTTGAGCATATATATTTTGCTATGCCTAATTCTATTGTTTTTGGGAGGTCGGTATATGCATCTAGGCACAAGTATGGGGAGATTCTTGCTACGGAGGCTCCAGTTGAATGTGATGTTGTGATTGCTGTTCCTGATTCTGGAGTTGTGGCCGCGCTTGGTTACGCTGCAAAATCAGGTGTGCcgtttcaacaaggattgatcAGGTCACATTATGTTGGGAGGACTTTTATTGAGCCTTCCCAAAAGATTCGTGATTTTGGAGTTAAGCTCAAGTTGTCACCTGTGAGGGCAGTTTTGGAAGGGAAAAGAGTTGTGGTTGTGGATGACTCGATTGTAAGAGGGACAACTTCTTCGAAGATTGTTAGGTTGTTAAAGGAGGCAGGGGCCAAAGAAGTTCATATGAGGATTGCGAGTCCACCTATCATTGGATCTTGTTATTATGGAGTGGATACTCCTAGCGCGGAGGAGCTGATATCGAATAGGTTGAGTGTGGAAGGGATCAGGGATTATATTGGATCAGATTCACTGGCCTTTCTGCCAATCGAGAGCATGAAAGAGTTCTTGGGTAGTGATTCTTCAAACTTTTGTTATGCTTGCTTTTCTGGGAAGTACCCTGTGCTTCCTACCGGCAAAGTGAAACATATTGGGGATGCGGTCGATGATGGTTTAAGTGGCAGCATGGAATACATTGATGGGGGTTGGATTCAAGAAACCAAGAATGACAAGGAGAAGAATATGATTCCAGTTGCGGAGAAAGATGAAATTGTTGCCTAA